One window of the Montipora foliosa isolate CH-2021 chromosome 4, ASM3666993v2, whole genome shotgun sequence genome contains the following:
- the LOC137999853 gene encoding testin-like isoform X2: MPRKEFTLGHERNAGSPCLKCGPVKCEGGLDLHFWRKICKTCKCKPEEHDIKSAEEEAHKIVVHSLFSKDSPVSHIRDYFRKLEADNNTQRSEYAKQFAWCPPGLQQGVLMKYMEALPPQVKPKVGSDGAKYRRKQMMYQLPIHDHDENYCDNLTEPERASMRQFCDDRNQHALGVGDVREKTNPVSKWVCFRCRGEIGLGEVAVFASRAGENKCWHPGCFACIVCNNILVDLIYFYKDGGIYCGRHYAELFKPRCAACDELIFSREYTQAEDRNWHRKHFCCYECDLDLGGMLYVARDGHPHCMQCYNRLYAKKCFHCRQIIAADAQRIEYEDDFWHATDACFKCAMCQTSLIGRQFLRHPRKNQVFCSTECARRY, translated from the exons AAAAATCTGCAAAACATGCAAGTGTAAACCAGAGGAACATGATATCAAGAGTGCAGAAGAAGAAGCTCACAAGATTGTGGTGCACAGTTTGTTCTCCAAAGATTCCCCTGTATCACATATTCGTGATTACTTCCGCAAACTAGAAGCAGATAATAATACTCAGCGGTCAGAGTATGCTAAGCAGTTTGCATGGTGTCCACCTGGTTTGCAGCAGGGTGTG TTAATGAAATATATGGAGGCACTACCCCCTCAGGTCAAACCCAAAGTGGGAAGTGATGGTGCCAAGTATCGTCGCAAGCAGATGATGTATCAGTTGCCAATTCATGACCATGATGAAAATTACTGTGACAACTTGACGGAACCAGAGAGAGCGAGTATGCGGCAATTCTGTGATGACAGGAACCAGCATGCTTTGGGTGTGGGTGATGTACGAGAGAAAACCAACCCAGTCTCTAAGTGG GTTTGTTTCCGATGCAGGGGTGAGATTGGCCTTGGAGAGGTTGCTGTGTTTGCATCTCGTGCAGGAGAGAACAAGTGCTGGCACCCAGGATGCTTTGCGTGCATCGTCTGTAACAACATCTTGGTGGATCTGATTTATTTCTACAAAGATGGCGGCATTTACTGTGGCAGACACTATGCTGAGTTGTTTAAACCCCGCTGCGCTGCTTGTGATGAG CTCATCTTCAGTCGAGAATACACCCAAGCCGAAGACCGCAACTGGCATCGCAAACATTTTTGTTGTTACGAGTGTGACTTGGATCTGGGCGGGATGCTGTATGTGGCGCGTGACGGCCATCCTCACTGCATGCAGTGCTACAATCGACTGTATGCTAAGAAATGCTTCCATTGCCGCCAGATCATCGCGGCAGACGCGCAGCGGATTGAATACGAGGACGATTTCTGGCACGCGACCGACGCGTGCTTCAAGTGTGCCATGTGTCAGACCTCGCTAATCGGCAGGCAGTTCCTTCGCCACCCGAGGAAGAACCAGGTTTTCTGCTCCACTGAATGTGCGCGGAGATACTAA